CGTGAAATTTTCATCAAATAGGAGAGCTGAATCATTGGATTGCCTCAATCTTGAGCACGTGTAGGATCATATGTTGCCAAGTTGATGGGGAGTGCTTTTATTACCTAACTGAAGACTACTTAATGTTAATGGAGTTTGTTTTATTTCATGGCTTGAATATTTAAGacttattatatttgatattttagAATTTAATATTGAAGCCTATGTTGacttttttaatatgaattattTATTGGATGTTTATGAGATGAATTTATTGGTAATTTTATACATGTGTTGATTTTAATATTGGTATGCTGCATATCATGTCAAGTTTTGATGATGAATATAATGAATTGGGCCCAGATATCAATTTGCTGATACTTTTAGGTATcgcaaatgattttttttatgacATGACGACTGAATATCTTGGATACATTGATCAAAGGTCGTGTCAAACTTCATGTCTTACTGGGAAGATGTATATACAAGAAATGCTTGATGGGCACCCCCAAGTTTGCTTTGACAATTTTCGTATGTCAAAACATGTGTTTGTGAATTTTTGTAGAACATTAAAAGAGATGAATCTATTGCAAGATGGAAAGAAATTTACAATTGAAGAAGGTGTCGCTATGTACCTACTAATTGTCGAGCACAACACACGACATCGGATATGCGCAGATCAATTTCAACATTCATTCTACAATAGTAGCAATTGATTCAAACGAGTTCTACTAGCTGTTTGTACCTTGGGCACATATATTATTCGACCATATAAACACAATGGTGTCCATTCTCTCATAATGAACAATCCAAAGTGGTTTCCGTATTTTAAGATACATATTCTACACTAATGTGTCTACTTACATTAACAATATATCCTTACTAACACATTGTGCATTTTTAGAATTGTCTTGGAGCAATCGATGGGACTCACATGTCGGCATGGGCATCAACATCAATTCAAACATCTTTTAGCGGTAGAAATGTTATTGTTACACAAAATGCAATGCTTGCATGTGACTTCGATATGCTTTTCACATTTATGTATAATGGTTGGGAGGGGACAACAAATGATTCCAAGTATTCATAGATGCATTGACAAGGTATGGAAACAATTTTCCTAAACCTTGCAATGGTAAAGAACATATaaaatcctatatatatatatatatatatatatatatatatatatatatatatatatatatatatatatatatatatatatatatatatatatatatatatatatatatatatatatatatatatatatatatatcaattttaTCTTGTTGATTCTGGTTACCCAAACATGCCGGGGTTTCTTGCTCTGTATTGAGATCGACGCTATCACTTGCCAGATTATTAGGGGCAAAGCAGACCAAATGGGAAGGAAGAGCTATTCAATTATAGGCACAATACATGTCATAATATTATAGAGCGGTGCATTGGGATGCTCAAAGCAAGGTTCCGAATTGTAAAAGATATGCCAAAATTACCAATTACTAGGCAAAAATTAATTCCAGTTACATGTTATACGATGCATAATTTTATACATCGACATCATGCAATGGATAATGCGTTTATGGAATACTCTTCTGATGATATGCTCATGTCTATAGTTGAAGGTGATTTTAGTGATCAAGAGTCAATTCCAATTGATCCAAGCCAGACAGCTCAGATGGGAAATGTATGTGATAAAATTGCAAGCAATATATGAAATGATTATGTGGAgcatcatccataattaactttATATTTATGTTTAATATATTTGAACATGTGAAACTAAAAACAATATGTTAGAACATATATATTAAtatatgataattttttatttaaaaaggaACAGATTGAATCACTTGTTAAATAATTTAACTTATCATTTTCCATATTAATCTACCAATATATATACACGCACTCACTCCCTTATTAAGATTGAggtcctttttcttttaattagtataattttattttgttgttatattAAGTATACATTAGAATGAAATTTAAACTGCatatttattttaaaaccaacttcaaattaaaaatttacatttGAATTAAACATTTTGATAGCCTCTAGCGTAGAGGAGATGCAATGATACacacataataaaaaaataaaggaatACATAGTATTCTTTTATGTAATAAAAAGGGATAATATATACAAGGGGAGACCACCTGAGACATAAAATGGAAGTCCAAAAGTAATGAGAAAGCTTTTTTAAAGTAAAAGATAAgttatcatcaagtaaattataatATATAGCTATGATATGACTACCATAGTCCAATGATATATTTATACAAGTTGTTATGGAAAACACCCTCATAAACAAATATGATAGCATTAAATATAATATGGGATCAACAATAAGAGCAAAGTAGTTGTCGAAACAATCATATATTATTTAATGTCAAACctttattaattgaattaaatcaaCCGCCATCATTATTCTTGACAATATATACTTTCACTGCTTGGCGTAACTGAGCACTGCATATACAGTTTGCACCAAAGTGAGAAGGTTGAAGAACACAGCTGCAGTGACACCGATTGTGACCCACCGATTCTTGAAATAGTTTTGCTTCAACCATGAGAAATTCCACAATGCGCAAAGTATGTTGGTCCTGTTTCTGCAGTGGCTCTTTACATTGATCATTACCTCTGCGAGATAGAAATTGTCGAAGTCGACGACAGGGGCATCCGTCCTTCGGAGCTGGTTGAATATGTGAGCCACTTCTTCATCACTGCGCAGGCGGCTGACGATGATGTTATGTTTCCGGAGCACCGCCACGTCCCTGTCAGTGTTTATCAGGCAGTCCATGAACCAAACGTAAGTGGAGATGTAGTAGCCAACCCCACGGCATTGCTGCTCGAAAGCGATGAGGTTTCGGAGGAGGGAGATGTTGTCATCGTTGATGAGGAATTGAGGAATCTCCATGGATCTCTTGCTTGCGTCGAAAGTGATGTCCAAGAAGCTCTCGCAATTgatcttatttgtaaattgaattcTCATTGCCTGGAGCATCTCTGCACTGGGGAAGGAAGATAAGTCGGTGTTGTGAAGCCGTCTTTCCCTGTACCGCGGCTCGACAATTATAAGACTTGAATGGAAAAGATGGAGCAAATGGGAACTTGAATCAATTAATGGATCTGAACGGACGCGCAAGTTGAATCTCCAGGTCGGAGAGAGGTTTCGGTGAATTTGCTGCATGAGCGAATAAAAAGTACCACCGATATTAATAATATCATCCCAGCCGCACTTCTCGAAGAGATAAAGAAGGGGA
This window of the Zingiber officinale cultivar Zhangliang chromosome 3B, Zo_v1.1, whole genome shotgun sequence genome carries:
- the LOC121967321 gene encoding UPF0481 protein At3g47200-like, yielding MEIVEPLAINIDLGDMPWNFMEKLRRASDKPKEGIQATIFRVPENIRRTNVDSFEPKMFSLGPYHHGKQLFQATDERIKLPCASNFFRGAMIGDLQRIVVQLKDWESDLRCAYSEQISMSSDEFVEMMLLDCAFMAEFLRERCESIKIIKMQEGGPRIEMEEYSWKWAAPSIINDMLVVENQFPLRPLLYLFEKCGWDDIINIGGTFYSLMQQIHRNLSPTWRFNLRVRSDPLIDSSSHLLHLFHSSLIIVEPRYRERRLHNTDLSSFPSAEMLQAMRIQFTNKINCESFLDITFDASKRSMEIPQFLINDDNISLLRNLIAFEQQCRGVGYYISTYVWFMDCLINTDRDVAVLRKHNIIVSRLRSDEEVAHIFNQLRRTDAPVVDFDNFYLAEVMINVKSHCRNRTNILCALWNFSWLKQNYFKNRWVTIGVTAAVFFNLLTLVQTVYAVLSYAKQ